In Desulfopila inferna, a single window of DNA contains:
- the yajC gene encoding preprotein translocase subunit YajC: MTGIAYAAAPGAGGAGGFASFLPLILIFVVFYFLLIRPQQKQAKQHQKFLSELKSGDKVVTRGGIHGTITGLTDTVITMEIAKDIRVKVSRDAIGGSAAAAEAAPATKKKGGS, translated from the coding sequence ATGACAGGTATCGCCTATGCCGCCGCTCCCGGAGCTGGTGGAGCTGGAGGGTTTGCATCATTTTTGCCATTAATTTTAATTTTCGTGGTTTTTTATTTTCTGCTCATCCGACCCCAGCAAAAGCAGGCTAAACAGCATCAGAAGTTTCTAAGCGAGCTCAAAAGCGGAGACAAAGTCGTTACCCGTGGCGGCATTCATGGAACAATCACCGGTTTGACCGATACCGTGATTACCATGGAAATCGCCAAAGACATCCGGGTGAAGGTTTCCCGTGATGCCATAGGCGGAAGCGCTGCAGCGGCGGAAGCTGCCCCTGCGACCAAAAAGAAAGGCGGTTCCTGA
- the tgt gene encoding tRNA guanosine(34) transglycosylase Tgt: MCASPFTLHCRSSECSARRGELQTRHGVVQTPIFMPVGTQGTVKSVSPANLKEMNAQIILGNTYHLFIRPGHKLIEKFGGLHGFMNWDRPILTDSGGFQIFSLQQLAKITEEGAAFRSHLDGSKLFLGPEEAIAVQQALGSDVMMCLDTCIPYPADRKTTVNSTNLTSRWAARCRSAHSSREQLLFGIVQGGVYPELREQSAAELIDIGFDGYAIGGLSVGEPKELMHGMTEVTVPHLPQDRAVYLMGVGTPEDLVEGVWRGIDMFDCVMPTRNARNGTLFTSTGKIVIKNSKYREDKEPLDGSCDCYTCKNFSRAYLRHLFVSREILSYHLNTIHNLHYYLNLMEQIRKSIEIDSFARFREDFYGRLESE, from the coding sequence ATGTGTGCATCGCCATTTACGCTCCATTGCCGCTCCTCGGAATGCAGTGCCAGAAGAGGAGAACTGCAAACCCGCCATGGAGTAGTTCAGACCCCGATTTTTATGCCGGTGGGTACCCAGGGAACCGTGAAATCAGTCTCACCGGCAAATCTCAAGGAGATGAATGCCCAGATTATTCTCGGCAACACCTACCATCTTTTTATCCGCCCCGGTCATAAACTGATAGAGAAATTCGGTGGTCTTCATGGATTCATGAACTGGGATAGACCAATTTTAACGGACAGTGGCGGATTTCAGATTTTCAGCCTGCAGCAGCTTGCCAAAATTACCGAGGAAGGCGCGGCCTTTCGTTCACATCTTGACGGTTCTAAACTGTTTCTTGGTCCGGAAGAAGCCATTGCGGTACAGCAGGCGCTGGGCTCTGATGTCATGATGTGTCTTGATACCTGTATCCCTTATCCCGCTGACAGAAAAACAACTGTAAATTCAACAAATCTGACCAGCAGGTGGGCGGCACGATGCCGGTCCGCCCACAGCAGCAGGGAGCAACTTCTTTTCGGCATTGTTCAGGGAGGAGTGTATCCTGAACTACGGGAGCAGTCCGCAGCTGAGCTTATAGACATAGGCTTTGACGGGTATGCCATCGGAGGACTCAGCGTGGGCGAGCCCAAAGAACTCATGCATGGAATGACCGAGGTAACGGTACCGCATCTGCCGCAGGACCGGGCGGTCTATCTGATGGGAGTGGGAACCCCTGAGGATCTTGTCGAAGGTGTCTGGCGGGGTATCGACATGTTTGACTGCGTTATGCCGACGCGGAATGCCCGCAATGGCACATTGTTTACCTCAACAGGAAAGATTGTCATTAAAAATTCGAAATATCGTGAGGATAAAGAACCGTTGGATGGTTCGTGCGACTGCTATACCTGCAAAAACTTTTCAAGAGCCTATCTACGCCATCTCTTTGTGAGTCGGGAAATTCTCAGTTATCATCTCAACACTATCCATAATCTGCATTACTACCTCAATCTCATGGAGCAAATCAGGAAATCCATAGAAATCGACAGTTTTGCCCGATTTCGTGAAGATTTTTATGGCAGGCTTGAGAGCGAATGA
- a CDS encoding phosphotransferase enzyme family protein has product MNKVARAYVRVAGQCAFVELGQGNINDTFLVDRGKNSFIIQRINARVFREPRKVAQNTAVVSSHLNSGAAPAGFHFPRILKTRHGENWYVDCNGETWRAQSYIAGSRVYESIGDVALASQVGRCLAAFHHGVENLPQDRLEQVLPGFHNLPLYLQNFETALAGFSQKIGSRLHFCLECIVRYGKYGNFFETAVSRGNIAAKVVHGDPKVSNVLFDISTEKAVAMIDLDTVGSGLVLYDIGDCLRSCCGPSEERNSSEVGLNTAMAAGVLEGYLQERMLDRFELEHIYDALLLVSFELGVRFVTDYLMGNQYFKVNLPEDNLNRAVVQFQLVENISSQRRVIEGLVAGAEKQCQKR; this is encoded by the coding sequence TTGAACAAGGTAGCCAGGGCATATGTCCGCGTCGCAGGACAATGTGCATTTGTGGAGCTTGGTCAGGGCAACATCAACGATACCTTTCTTGTGGACCGCGGAAAAAACTCTTTCATCATCCAGCGGATAAACGCCAGGGTGTTCAGAGAACCCCGGAAAGTCGCGCAGAACACCGCCGTGGTCTCTTCTCATCTGAATAGTGGTGCTGCCCCGGCAGGTTTTCATTTTCCCCGAATATTGAAGACAAGGCATGGTGAAAACTGGTATGTCGACTGCAATGGAGAGACCTGGAGAGCACAGAGTTATATCGCCGGCAGCAGGGTCTATGAGAGTATCGGTGACGTTGCACTGGCCTCACAGGTGGGGCGGTGCCTCGCCGCGTTTCATCACGGCGTTGAAAACTTGCCGCAAGACAGACTGGAGCAGGTACTGCCGGGTTTCCACAATCTTCCTCTCTATCTGCAAAACTTCGAAACGGCTCTTGCCGGATTTTCACAGAAAATCGGGTCCAGGCTCCATTTCTGTCTTGAGTGTATCGTCCGGTATGGAAAATACGGCAATTTTTTTGAGACAGCCGTAAGTCGGGGAAATATTGCGGCAAAGGTTGTGCATGGCGACCCCAAGGTCTCCAATGTACTCTTTGACATCAGTACAGAGAAGGCAGTTGCCATGATAGATCTGGACACAGTGGGCAGCGGACTGGTTCTTTATGATATCGGCGATTGTCTGCGCTCATGCTGTGGCCCGTCTGAAGAGAGAAATAGTTCTGAAGTTGGCTTAAATACCGCAATGGCGGCTGGCGTTCTTGAGGGATATCTGCAAGAGAGAATGCTCGACCGCTTTGAACTCGAGCATATTTATGATGCTCTCCTGCTGGTATCCTTCGAGCTCGGGGTGCGCTTTGTAACTGATTATCTTATGGGAAACCAATATTTCAAGGTGAATCTTCCCGAGGATAATCTCAACAGGGCCGTGGTGCAGTTCCAACTTGTCGAAAACATCTCCAGTCAACGCAGAGTCATCGAAGGGCTGGTGGCTGGCGCCGAAAAACAATGTCAAAAAAGGTAG
- a CDS encoding glucokinase, whose protein sequence is MTNLLAVDLGGTKSRIGFCDLDTDTDAFKMQAVYRNEEFSGIEEVIISFLLEYSVTIDYLCLAVAGVIEGDRVSMTNLPWKMSVRRLQDQFSLKKVMLINDLTALAAVVPHLRDREKVELKGGSAMADQTIGVIAPGTGLGQGYLVPVGDSYVIRGTEGGHAGFTPTDKEELDFAAWMMRNLSSDVSAEQVCAGPGITSLYHYYDEMSDITAVDWVRRRVKTMDDLAPVVVEGAVAEKPCPLCTMVIDRYLAALGSEAANLVLKLYARGGLYIGGGVILHLLGKVSLEPFLQAFVRKEKMTSLLQSIPVYIITRKHANLYGCLHYAKSKI, encoded by the coding sequence GTGACAAATTTGCTGGCAGTCGATCTTGGTGGAACAAAGAGCAGAATCGGATTTTGCGATCTTGATACCGATACCGATGCATTCAAAATGCAGGCGGTCTACCGCAATGAGGAATTCTCAGGCATTGAGGAAGTGATTATCTCCTTTCTCCTGGAATATTCGGTCACCATCGATTATCTCTGCCTTGCCGTAGCCGGAGTGATAGAAGGCGACCGCGTTTCGATGACCAATCTTCCCTGGAAGATGAGTGTAAGGCGCCTGCAGGATCAGTTCTCGTTGAAGAAGGTGATGCTGATCAATGATCTGACAGCTTTGGCGGCTGTGGTTCCTCACCTGCGAGACAGGGAAAAGGTCGAATTGAAGGGCGGTTCGGCAATGGCAGATCAGACCATCGGGGTGATTGCACCGGGAACAGGACTGGGACAGGGCTATCTTGTTCCTGTCGGTGACTCCTATGTAATCAGGGGGACGGAAGGTGGCCATGCCGGCTTCACCCCTACGGACAAGGAAGAACTGGACTTCGCTGCCTGGATGATGAGGAATTTATCGTCGGATGTCAGCGCCGAACAGGTATGTGCCGGTCCCGGCATAACCTCATTATACCACTACTATGATGAGATGAGCGATATTACCGCCGTCGATTGGGTACGCCGCAGGGTCAAGACCATGGATGATCTTGCGCCGGTTGTGGTCGAAGGGGCCGTCGCCGAAAAACCTTGTCCTTTGTGCACAATGGTTATCGACCGATATCTTGCCGCCCTCGGCTCGGAGGCTGCCAATCTTGTTTTAAAATTATATGCCCGGGGAGGTCTTTATATAGGGGGTGGTGTCATTCTTCATCTTCTTGGCAAAGTTTCCCTGGAGCCTTTTCTCCAAGCCTTCGTCCGCAAAGAGAAAATGACTTCATTGCTGCAGTCCATTCCGGTGTATATCATAACCAGGAAACATGCGAATCTGTATGGCTGTCTGCACTATGCCAAAAGTAAAATATAG
- a CDS encoding LabA-like NYN domain-containing protein: MLKTGIYVDAENIRLCGGYGMRYDVLVELANTGNSVLLRANSYLAEDRARTKDDHEYKQKLYRYHDILRQCGFKVIKKYVKHFVDDEGILTTKANADMDLAIDALLQARNLDRIILLTGDGDFIRLVLALQNMGCRVDVIAFKHASTDLKEVADSYLSGFLIPGLLPIHTSSGQNRQRGTAVNYNPDRGFGFMRYFTLQKNGLIPETVFFHCSKSDITNDSVFMDSSNIFEFSIVKTETNNSRTEAWEIILLEE, translated from the coding sequence ATGTTGAAAACCGGAATATATGTCGATGCCGAAAATATCCGTCTCTGCGGAGGATACGGCATGCGCTATGACGTTCTTGTGGAGTTGGCCAATACCGGCAACTCCGTCCTGCTCAGGGCAAATTCCTATCTGGCCGAAGACCGTGCTCGTACTAAAGACGACCATGAGTACAAGCAGAAACTCTACCGTTATCATGATATTCTGCGTCAGTGCGGTTTCAAGGTCATAAAAAAATATGTGAAGCATTTTGTCGACGATGAAGGAATCCTGACAACCAAGGCCAATGCCGATATGGACCTGGCGATCGATGCACTGCTGCAGGCTCGAAACCTGGACCGTATAATTCTGCTGACCGGTGACGGAGATTTCATACGTCTGGTGCTCGCCCTGCAGAATATGGGTTGCAGGGTGGATGTTATCGCCTTTAAGCACGCCAGCACCGATCTGAAAGAGGTGGCCGACAGCTACCTTTCAGGCTTTTTGATTCCCGGCCTGCTCCCCATCCATACATCTTCGGGGCAAAACCGTCAACGAGGTACTGCCGTGAATTATAATCCCGATCGTGGGTTCGGCTTTATGCGTTATTTTACTCTGCAGAAAAACGGGTTGATCCCGGAAACCGTCTTCTTCCACTGCTCCAAATCAGATATTACCAATGATTCGGTCTTTATGGATTCATCTAATATTTTTGAGTTTTCCATAGTTAAAACAGAAACCAATAATAGCAGAACCGAAGCTTGGGAAATTATCTTGTTGGAAGAGTAG
- the guaA gene encoding glutamine-hydrolyzing GMP synthase, protein MNIHDEMILILDFGSQTTQLIARRIREQKVYCEIHPFSVDIEKITALKPKGIVLSGGPSSVYDRDAPVSDSALFELGIPVLGICYGAQLMVQQLGGGVEKASKREFGKADLQVKVTDGLFAGLETDYFKHQVWMSHGDRVERMPPGFAATAISENSPFAAFRHMKRPLVGVQFHPEVAHTLIGNDVLRNFIFGICSCSPKWTMHSFIESNVEAIRRKVGDAKVICALSGGVDSSVTAAIVHRAIGEQLTCIYVNNGLMRSGESESILRFFREKSKLKVIDVDAEDFFLSELQGIIDPEIKRKRIGLGFIKIFEDEASKLGDVDYLAQGTLYPDVIESVSFRGEAPIKSHHNVGGLPEVMKLDLIEPLRELFKDEVRELGLELGLPEEAIYRQPFPGPGLGIRIMGEITSERLEILRKADVIVLEEMKKSGYYRKVWQSFAVLLPIQTVGVMGDFRTYENVIAIRAVDSKDAMTADWSRLPYEILQIISGRIINEVRGVNRVVYDISSKPPATIEWE, encoded by the coding sequence ATGAATATTCATGATGAAATGATTCTCATTCTGGACTTTGGTTCGCAGACGACCCAGCTTATCGCCCGGCGCATCAGAGAACAGAAAGTATATTGCGAAATACATCCTTTCTCCGTAGACATAGAGAAAATTACTGCTCTGAAACCCAAGGGTATTGTGCTCTCCGGCGGTCCCTCATCGGTCTATGACCGGGATGCTCCAGTCTCCGACAGTGCGCTTTTTGAGCTGGGAATTCCGGTCTTAGGCATCTGCTATGGTGCTCAATTGATGGTGCAGCAGCTCGGCGGAGGTGTCGAGAAAGCCAGCAAGAGAGAGTTCGGCAAGGCGGATCTTCAGGTCAAGGTTACAGATGGTTTGTTTGCTGGACTTGAAACCGACTATTTCAAACATCAGGTCTGGATGAGCCACGGCGACAGGGTTGAGAGAATGCCGCCCGGCTTTGCCGCAACGGCAATAAGTGAAAATTCACCTTTTGCCGCTTTCAGACATATGAAAAGGCCGCTTGTCGGGGTACAGTTTCACCCGGAGGTTGCTCATACGCTGATAGGCAACGATGTTCTCAGAAATTTCATATTCGGCATCTGCTCCTGCAGCCCGAAGTGGACCATGCATTCCTTCATAGAGTCCAATGTCGAGGCAATTCGCAGGAAGGTCGGTGACGCCAAGGTTATCTGCGCACTTTCCGGCGGGGTGGACTCTTCCGTTACCGCGGCCATAGTGCATCGGGCCATAGGGGAGCAGCTTACCTGCATATACGTCAATAACGGCCTGATGCGCAGCGGTGAGTCTGAATCAATTCTTCGTTTCTTTCGGGAAAAAAGCAAGCTGAAGGTTATTGATGTCGATGCTGAAGATTTTTTCCTCTCCGAGCTTCAGGGAATCATTGATCCGGAGATAAAACGGAAGCGTATAGGCCTGGGGTTTATAAAAATATTTGAAGACGAGGCCAGCAAACTTGGCGATGTCGATTACCTGGCTCAGGGAACCCTCTATCCTGATGTCATTGAATCTGTATCGTTTCGTGGAGAGGCTCCCATAAAATCACATCACAATGTGGGTGGTCTGCCGGAGGTTATGAAGCTTGATCTGATTGAACCTTTGCGTGAACTTTTCAAAGATGAGGTGCGGGAACTCGGTCTTGAACTGGGTCTTCCGGAAGAGGCAATCTATCGTCAGCCGTTCCCCGGGCCGGGCCTGGGAATCCGTATTATGGGCGAAATCACTTCGGAACGACTGGAGATTCTGCGAAAGGCGGATGTCATTGTTCTGGAGGAGATGAAGAAAAGCGGATATTATCGGAAAGTGTGGCAGTCCTTTGCCGTGCTGCTGCCGATTCAGACTGTGGGTGTGATGGGCGACTTCAGAACCTATGAGAATGTCATTGCCATACGGGCAGTGGATTCCAAGGATGCCATGACAGCCGATTGGTCCAGATTACCCTATGAAATACTGCAGATTATTTCAGGAAGGATTATTAACGAGGTGAGGGGAGTTAACAGGGTAGTTTATGATATCTCTTCCAAGCCGCCGGCAACTATAGAGTGGGAGTAA
- the guaB gene encoding IMP dehydrogenase codes for MLPENIELALTFDDLLLVPASSEVLPNSVSLATRLTDSISLNAPLVSAAMDSVTEHRAAIAMAREGGIGIIHKNMSIDRQVLEVEKVKKSESGMIIDPITVNQFQSVAEVQEIMSTYKISGLPVLDKGKLVGIVTNRDLRFVSDSDLRVADVMTSKNLVTARVGIDLEHSKALLHEHRIEKLLVVDDAGNLKGLITIKDLEKIKKYPNAAKDGFGRLIVGAAIGVGDDLLENTERLLKAGVDVVVLDSAHGHSRGVISSLEKVKSNFPDIQVIAGNVATAEGAMDLIKAGANAVKVGVGPGSICTTRIVAGVGVPQMTALRNCVSVGEKYGIPIIADGGIQHSGDLAKAIGAGAHSIMIGSLFAGTDETPGETFLYQGRTYKGYRGMGSLGAMGAGSSDRYFQSDVTSQSKMVPEGIEGRVPYRGPLVNVMYQLLGGLRSSMGYLGASTIEELRNKATFVRISSAGLRESHVHDVIITKEAPNYRTA; via the coding sequence ATGCTGCCGGAGAATATTGAATTAGCATTGACCTTCGATGATTTACTACTTGTACCCGCCTCTTCGGAAGTCCTGCCCAACTCCGTTTCACTTGCCACCAGGCTTACCGATTCAATTTCGCTCAATGCTCCGCTTGTCAGCGCTGCTATGGATTCGGTTACCGAACATCGCGCAGCCATAGCCATGGCCAGGGAAGGCGGTATCGGTATAATTCATAAGAACATGAGCATTGATCGCCAGGTGCTCGAGGTTGAAAAGGTAAAGAAGTCCGAATCCGGCATGATCATCGATCCCATAACCGTCAATCAGTTCCAGTCGGTGGCCGAGGTTCAGGAAATCATGAGTACCTACAAAATATCGGGTCTTCCTGTCCTGGATAAGGGCAAGCTTGTCGGTATCGTCACTAACCGTGATCTACGCTTCGTCTCCGACAGCGATCTCCGGGTTGCCGATGTGATGACCAGCAAGAATCTGGTTACTGCGAGAGTCGGCATAGATCTTGAGCATTCCAAAGCCCTGCTCCATGAACATAGAATTGAAAAGCTGCTGGTTGTGGACGATGCCGGCAATTTGAAAGGTCTGATAACCATAAAGGATCTGGAGAAAATAAAAAAATATCCCAACGCCGCAAAAGATGGATTCGGCCGACTGATTGTCGGAGCGGCGATTGGTGTTGGCGATGATTTGCTCGAAAATACCGAAAGGCTGCTTAAGGCGGGGGTGGATGTCGTCGTCCTCGACTCGGCCCACGGCCATTCCAGAGGGGTTATCAGTTCCCTTGAAAAGGTGAAGTCGAATTTTCCCGATATTCAGGTGATTGCCGGGAATGTGGCCACAGCCGAAGGAGCTATGGATTTGATAAAAGCCGGGGCAAATGCGGTCAAGGTAGGTGTGGGACCGGGATCAATCTGCACCACCAGGATCGTCGCCGGCGTTGGCGTGCCGCAGATGACGGCATTGCGTAACTGCGTCAGTGTAGGTGAAAAATATGGAATTCCCATTATTGCTGACGGTGGGATCCAGCACTCCGGCGACCTCGCCAAGGCCATAGGGGCGGGAGCACATTCCATTATGATCGGTTCGCTTTTTGCCGGAACAGATGAAACACCCGGGGAAACCTTTCTCTACCAGGGACGCACATATAAGGGATACCGGGGTATGGGCTCTTTAGGGGCCATGGGCGCGGGATCATCCGACAGGTATTTTCAATCGGATGTCACCAGCCAGTCCAAAATGGTACCCGAGGGCATCGAGGGAAGAGTACCGTATCGTGGTCCGCTGGTCAATGTGATGTACCAGCTTCTTGGAGGGCTGCGATCCAGCATGGGATATCTTGGGGCGTCGACCATCGAGGAGTTGAGAAACAAGGCCACCTTTGTGAGGATTTCATCTGCCGGCCTCAGGGAGTCGCATGTTCATGATGTCATCATCACTAAAGAGGCGCCGAATTACAGAACGGCCTGA
- a CDS encoding L-threonylcarbamoyladenylate synthase, which yields MLISINPDNPQQRLIDQIVKKLQEGAVISYPTDTGYGIGCDMFNQKAVKKVIQIKKRPKHKPFSFMCSSLKNISEYAHVSNTAYRLLKKNLPGPYTFVLPGTKLVPRIMSTKQKTVGIRVPDSPICLMLLETLGNPIVNTSIPYEDDPPPTEAYEIELIMGNHVDIIIDGGPVYPDPSSVIDLTGDQPEILREGKGNLTPFY from the coding sequence ATGCTTATTTCAATCAACCCGGATAATCCGCAACAGCGTCTGATCGATCAGATAGTGAAAAAGCTGCAGGAAGGTGCAGTTATCAGTTATCCCACCGATACCGGATACGGCATCGGCTGTGACATGTTCAACCAGAAGGCAGTCAAGAAGGTCATCCAGATAAAAAAAAGGCCGAAGCACAAACCTTTTAGTTTCATGTGCTCCAGCTTAAAAAATATCAGCGAATATGCCCACGTTTCAAACACTGCCTATCGTTTGCTCAAAAAGAATCTTCCCGGCCCCTATACTTTCGTCCTTCCGGGAACAAAGCTTGTTCCCAGGATAATGTCGACAAAACAGAAAACCGTCGGCATCAGAGTTCCCGATTCTCCGATATGCCTGATGTTGCTTGAAACACTCGGTAATCCTATAGTCAATACCAGTATCCCTTACGAAGACGATCCTCCTCCGACCGAGGCTTATGAAATCGAATTGATCATGGGAAACCATGTCGACATTATCATCGATGGAGGACCGGTTTACCCCGACCCTTCATCTGTGATCGATCTTACCGGCGATCAGCCCGAAATTCTGCGTGAAGGGAAGGGGAACCTCACTCCGTTTTACTGA
- a CDS encoding HU family DNA-binding protein, protein MLKKDLINKVSEELSLQKQDVSVALDIILDTMGEALAEDRRVELRGFGSFSTRKRKARSTKNPRTGIVMDIPERKTLHFTMSKSLKESLISKTE, encoded by the coding sequence ATGTTAAAAAAAGATCTGATCAATAAGGTAAGTGAGGAGCTGTCTCTGCAGAAGCAGGATGTCAGCGTTGCTCTTGATATAATACTTGATACCATGGGAGAGGCCCTTGCAGAAGACAGGAGGGTGGAACTTCGTGGTTTCGGAAGTTTTTCTACGCGAAAAAGGAAGGCAAGAAGCACCAAAAATCCGAGAACCGGCATTGTCATGGATATCCCGGAGAGAAAAACTCTTCATTTCACCATGAGCAAATCTCTGAAAGAGTCGCTCATCAGTAAAACGGAGTGA